The following proteins come from a genomic window of Achromobacter sp. AONIH1:
- a CDS encoding ABC transporter permease: protein MLPFLARRLTSAFITLALATGVVFIAIHLLPGDPVAIMLGEQAGSDPLAVLKVRAQLGLDQPLGAQFARWIGALAHGDLGVSLRTGEPVADELARRIPRSLELIGTGLLAAVALGVPLGVVAARARGRLAGMAAGMLAVAGFSAPVFVLGILLVLVFSLGLGWLPSSGFVAFADDPLQHCLSLILPAMTIGLNFMGVVARMTRASLTDVMGKDYVKLARAKGLTRGRAILRHALPNALVPVIAIVGIRAGNLLGGTVIIEALFDWPGLSSLLVSAAFARDYPVIQGSLLAIFAIFILISLAIDLAQGLVDPRIRRPPA, encoded by the coding sequence ATGCTGCCATTCCTGGCCCGGCGGCTGACCTCGGCCTTCATCACCCTGGCCCTGGCGACCGGGGTGGTGTTCATCGCCATCCATCTGCTGCCGGGCGATCCCGTCGCCATCATGCTGGGCGAGCAGGCTGGCAGCGATCCGCTGGCGGTCTTGAAAGTGCGCGCGCAGCTGGGACTGGACCAGCCGCTGGGCGCGCAGTTCGCGCGCTGGATCGGCGCGCTGGCGCATGGCGACCTGGGCGTCTCGCTGCGCACGGGCGAACCGGTGGCCGACGAGCTGGCCCGGCGCATTCCGCGCAGCCTGGAACTGATCGGCACCGGCCTGCTGGCCGCGGTGGCGCTGGGCGTGCCGCTGGGCGTGGTCGCCGCGCGGGCGCGCGGCCGGCTGGCCGGCATGGCGGCGGGCATGCTGGCGGTGGCGGGGTTCTCGGCGCCGGTGTTCGTGCTGGGTATCCTGCTGGTGCTGGTGTTCAGTCTGGGGCTGGGCTGGCTGCCGTCCTCCGGTTTCGTCGCGTTCGCCGACGATCCGCTGCAGCATTGCCTGTCGCTGATCCTGCCGGCCATGACCATCGGCTTGAACTTCATGGGCGTGGTCGCGCGCATGACGCGCGCCAGCCTGACCGACGTGATGGGCAAGGACTATGTGAAGCTGGCGCGCGCCAAGGGCCTGACGCGTGGCCGCGCCATCCTGCGGCACGCGCTGCCCAACGCGCTGGTGCCGGTGATCGCCATCGTCGGCATCCGCGCCGGCAATCTGTTGGGCGGCACTGTCATCATCGAGGCGCTGTTCGACTGGCCCGGCCTCAGCTCGCTGCTGGTCAGCGCGGCCTTCGCGCGCGACTACCCCGTCATCCAGGGCAGCCTGCTGGCCATCTTCGCCATCTTCATCCTGATCAGCCTGGCCATCGATCTGGCCCAGGGGCTGGTCGATCCCCGCATCCGCAGGCCGCCGGCATGA